taaattttattaaacaaaactatatatatatatatatatatatatatataaatatatatatatatatcttataaaaatgaaaaatgtgTGACGAATAAGGTATATTAATTGAACGTTAAAgtctgaaaaaataaaaatactaatcacacaataAGAGAAAGAAAACAAAGTTATCCCCTgtgaatactcacgggttgtaaataatgaatgtaataatctatatactatatataagcaTTTCCCATGTCTATAATTGTAATTTCACCCACAATTTGTAAGACGCGATATCAACAGTCAGCGTAATTTCCACAATTTGCCCCCCATTCAATGATATTCCAATGATTCTTACATTTCAGCCATTGTCCATTAAATCGATCATCAGTTTATGCAATCCAATCGTTTTTGCTTCAATGCCCCGTCAGTTTCTAGCAATCCACTATCTTAAGAAAAGTCATTGAAATCAGGCACAAGGTGAGGGTTTAATCGGAGCACCAAAGTCCGTCGGGTCAAGGATTTCTACCATGATATGACGAAAGGTCAGTGATGATGTTGTTTGGGGCGATGGCAGTGGTAGGTAGTGGAAAAATCAAAGCCTCAACAGTGGCTGATTTAGGGTTCCTTCATGAGTCAGTCGGGTATTGTCTCTTCTCTCTTGAATTTTCATTCGTAGCCTTCATCCAGTTTCTGTCCGTCGATCAGGTACCCCTACAAAATCATCTCGAAGCATCTTTATTCtatgtgtgtttgtgattttgaGTTTAACCTAGATTTTATAGAGATGGGGAAGGAAGCTTTTGATTTTGAGGGCTTTGGGTGTATTTGCATTTGTTGATTTTGCATGCAGTGGTCAATTAGACTTACATTGGGGTCACTACTATGAGGATGAAATTAAGGTTCAGAAAAGCTACATAACTTTGAGGTACAAAATCAGAACAAAAGTTCAATCTGGAACTTTGAGGTACACATAactttttattatgtttttgatcATGTTTAATCACAATTTGTGTTTATGCGAATTGATTTTGGTAATCCATATAGCCCCTAATATGTTAAAAATTCATAAGCAAACGATCGACGATAAACGGAATGATGGGAAAATGGAAACAAATAGCCACCCTCAGACCAATTATTTGGGTTCTTCTTGTCCGGTCACTGTTTCTAGGCGATGGTAGCATTTCATTTATGTATTATTAGTTCATGCAAATATTATTACTGGTTTATGCTCATTTAATATTTTCATGCTTGACTTTGGTGATTAGGGTTGACTCAGAGCACGCAATGGCTGAAGTAGACAACGTGGAAGATGATGACGACTTGTGGAAAAAGTTATGGTGGTTGCCAAACATGTTGAGCAGGAAAAAGGTACTAAAAGAGACAATTGATGACTTTAAGTTATATTGTGTGACTTCGTGAATCACAAATTCATAATCAGCAAGTAATCAATACTTCATTTTTTTCGATCGTAGGAAGCAATTTGTTCATCTTTACTGAATAGGTAATATTACTGTAGCACCTGTCATAAATAATTATTCCTAGGTTaatcttatat
The Helianthus annuus cultivar XRQ/B chromosome 6, HanXRQr2.0-SUNRISE, whole genome shotgun sequence genome window above contains:
- the LOC110939790 gene encoding uncharacterized protein LOC110939790 isoform X2; the encoded protein is MMLFGAMAVVGSGKIKASTVADLGFLHESVGYCLFSLEFSFVAFIQFLSVDQRWGRKLLILRALGVFAFVDFACSGQLDLHWGHYYEDEIKVQKSYITLRVDSEHAMAEVDNVEDDDDLWKKLWWLPNMLSRKKEAICSSLLNSVSKSYFVKTNGRLSSSVLSCLIEKKMSDSWSPLDPSTFKVRGHNYLKDKKKECASNQAAYYPIGVDVFLSPHKIDPIARLLELPKVESSGKIRHLLVVNLQIPLYPLHYFKMNMTEKE
- the LOC110939790 gene encoding uncharacterized protein LOC110939790 isoform X1; translated protein: MMLFGAMAVVGSGKIKASTVADLGFLHESVGYCLFSLEFSFVAFIQFLSVDQRWGRKLLILRALGVFAFVDFACSGQLDLHWGHYYEDEIKVQKSYITLRYKIRTKVQSGTLRVDSEHAMAEVDNVEDDDDLWKKLWWLPNMLSRKKEAICSSLLNSVSKSYFVKTNGRLSSSVLSCLIEKKMSDSWSPLDPSTFKVRGHNYLKDKKKECASNQAAYYPIGVDVFLSPHKIDPIARLLELPKVESSGKIRHLLVVNLQIPLYPLHYFKMNMTEKE